The nucleotide window ACGCTACCGAACAGAATATAATAATGATCAGGGTAAACATTAACAACATAAATTGCTTCCCTTTTTTTCGAATTGAAGAGCACCGGAACCGGAAGCGTTTTTTTTGTGATCTGTCAATTCAACCTCCAAGGTGTTAGGGATCACCTGAGTCTTTAAAAGATCTACGAATGAGATTTTTTTGCCTCAAGTTTACTTCCTGTTTATACGCGTTTTACGGGTACAAAGTCAATATAGCGTTTAAACTTTGATCCGTGGATAAAACTTCTCAAGGCTGAAGTGCTTGCCTTTATTGGGTATGAATGAAGTAAAAGCTATAAATCGCCACCCATCAAAGGAGATCGGCTCGGGACGCAGTAACCCCGGGACTTACCGTGGAAATCTATCTTGTTAATGAGACGGGAGAGCGGTTCATGGAAGGGCACGATTCCTTAGAGTAAGCGGAGGCGATCAATCGGAATATGGACGCCGGCGTCGACGTGTTACGCTCCCCTTCGAATGACCGTATCAGTCATCAGTTATTGGCTGGTTTTACAGAAAATTGCTCAGGTCTAAGCCGCCAATACCGCCGTCCGATGACCAGTCATAAGGATCGTTGTTGCTGCTCTCTTTGGTGACCACCAAGGTGCCCACTACTTTGAGTATTTCCCCAATGGCCTTAAAAATATCGCCCAAGTTCATTTGGGCAGGCATGGGTTTTTGCGTTATCTTAGAGATATGTTTCATCGCATGTAACCTTTTATTTCGTCGGGTCACTGAAACAACGGTACCTCAGGTGTTCCTTATAGAACACCTTGGCACAGCAAGGATTCAGATATCCCTGTGAATTGAATTTAATATCCGCGGCCGCCCGGATTAACGGGATACCGTCCGAAAAACAGTACTTGTAAAAGTGTTATAACCCAACCGATGGCAATACCATAGAAAAATTCACGCATTTCAGACGTCCTTTTTAGCTGCGTATGTTTCCAATTGCAACCACTTCTAAAACAACACAAGTACTATCATTATATACAAAAGAAGCTCCATTTTGTTACCTTGTTGTCTTTGTGGGAAAATGGACGACGGAGTGACCATAAACATACTGAAGGGAACAATCCATGCGACTTATTTTATTGACCGCCCTGTTTTTTACCATGGGTATACTGAACGCTTGTGCAGAAGAAGCCGATGAACAACACACCTTGCCTCCTTTTGGTGAGCATATACCGGAAGGTTATAACTTGGTCTATGAAACCAACTTTTCCGATGATGCAGTGATGCAGGATTTTGCCTTGTCAGATCCTTCAAGCTGGCGGCTTGTCGGGGAAGGACAAGACCGATGCTTAGAACTGTTCAAGATTAAAGGCGCTTATGAGCCGCCGGTGCGTTCCCCTCACGCCATCGCCTTATTGACGCGCTTCATGGTGGAGGATTTTATTTTGGAAGTGGATGTGGAGTCTACCAACCTCCGCGCCGGCGCCCATCGGGACACCTGCTACTTCCTCGGATTCACGGATCCCTCAAAGTTTTACTATGTCCATATTGCCGGCGGTGCTGATCCCCATGCACACAATGTCTTCCTCGTCAATGACGCTCCCCGGACCAATATTGCTTCATTCACCACCAAAGGCATTCATTGGGACGTACAAATATGTCATCGCGTCCGAATAGAACGAACCGCGGAACGGGGCGGCGGCGCTATTAGAGTCTATTTTGACAACATGGATGAGCCTATTATGACCGCCCAAGACACGACCTTTGGCATGGGCTATATCGGCATAGGCTCTTTTGATGATACGGCACGCTTTTACGGGCTGCGCCTCTATGCGCCGACAACCCAACGGGGCGACTTTTCTTTCTTCGACAAATCCGAATAAGCGAAAGGCGCGAAGCATTCACGGGACAGCCCATTCTTAACGATACTATTGGATGCTGCTGTTCAGACGATCTCTTCCGTGATGGGATCCCAGCGGACTTGGCGCTTTTCGTGATATGCAATGACGCTCATGAGGAGCGTGACCACTTCCACAAATGCCTCATCAATATTGCACATAGGAATGTCGCCGCTTCGGACACAGTTGAGAAAATTTTCCATGTGTGTCGGCCATACGGGACCTTTCGCCGGACCATAGGCATAGGTCGGTTTTAGTTCCTTACCCATGTGCGGGAAGGCGGGGCTATCTTTATACATGTAAAAGCGGTTTGCGTCTTGTCCGATGGCATTAAAGAAAAGGCGCCCTGTTTTGCCGATATATTCCGGTGCTTGTTCGCGCGCTGAGTTCATGCAGCCCTCAAAGGTCATGGAACATTTTTCTTTTTCGAAGACATAAGCGGCAAGCCACGTGTCCGGTGTTTCACGGTCATCGTCATAATAACTATTGAAACCGGTACAGGTGCAGGAATCCGGAATTCCCCACTCCAAAACGGACTGGACATGATCCGCTTCATGGGAGAGGAGCTCGCCCGCTTGTCCCGTTCCATAGGGCCAATAGCAACGCCAATGCCAAAAGTGGCGTTCATTAAAATCAATCTGTGGCGCAGGTCCGAGCCACGCTTCCCAATCCAGGTCTTTGAGCACTTGCTTCGGATCGGGGCGTTCATAGATATCGTAATACCCATACCAGCGCCACGGCGCACGCTCTTTGGTTCCATTAAAATAACGGCCTATGTGGATGAGTGTCAGGTCGCCGATTTCGCCATTGTTAATACGAAGCCGCGCCTCTGCAGTGGAGGCATGCTGTCGGCCTTGATGGCCCAGCTGGAAGACCGTATCCGTTTTCTTCACGGCATCTCGGATGCGCTTGGCGGCAGCGACGGAAGTGGTCAGTCCTTTTTCACAATATACTGCCTTGCCCGCGTCAATGGCATCCAGTACCATTTGTTCATGCCAATGATCCGGCGTGGCGATGATGACCGCTTCAACTTTGGGGTCATTGAGCATCTCTTTGTAGTCGCTGTAGCCTTTTGCGGCGCTGTTGTTTGCTGCGGCAAGTCCGCGCTCCAGGTGGGGCCGGTACACGTCGCAGACAGCGGTAATTTCAGCGCTTTTTATGGATCCGTTGTATCGAATCAAATCCAATCCTCGCGTCCCAGCGCCGATATGTCCTACTCGTACGGGATCAATATCCGCTTTCACGGAACTCAGAATCGTGGGAGCCGCCAAAGCCGCCATACCTGTAGCAAGCAAAGTCCGTCTGGAAATCGTTGTTTTTTTGTCCATTCTATTTTCTCCCGAGTTGAAACTGTTGCACACCGACATAGCTATTCTTTTATTCTATCGGAAGGGCAGCATAAACCACAACAAAAGGAATGGTTTTAGCAGGAAAGAACAAGACGCTCAACACACTTCACCCGTGAAAATAATCGGGAAGCTTTTCCGCCTTTATCAAAAAAAAGTGCCCCCGGCGGGAGGCATGTACATGACCTCAATCTGCCGGGGGCTGCAAGGAAAGAGAGACGTATCTTAGGGGACAACCCACACATTTTGATATTCAACGACTTGGGGGACGACCCGCGTCCGTGTTTCATAAAAGCCGCCGCTGATCTTCAATCCCGTGTGGGTATCGTAGACCTCAGGAACCCACACTTGGTATTCTTCGTGCCGTGCAGGCTGCACAACTACAGGCTGCCGAACCCAAGCGCCGCCCGAGTGAACCACAACCGGTGCGGGAGGCGGTGCAACATAAACATACTGCGGAGCCGTG belongs to Candidatus Hydrogenedentota bacterium and includes:
- a CDS encoding Gfo/Idh/MocA family oxidoreductase; its protein translation is MDKKTTISRRTLLATGMAALAAPTILSSVKADIDPVRVGHIGAGTRGLDLIRYNGSIKSAEITAVCDVYRPHLERGLAAANNSAAKGYSDYKEMLNDPKVEAVIIATPDHWHEQMVLDAIDAGKAVYCEKGLTTSVAAAKRIRDAVKKTDTVFQLGHQGRQHASTAEARLRINNGEIGDLTLIHIGRYFNGTKERAPWRWYGYYDIYERPDPKQVLKDLDWEAWLGPAPQIDFNERHFWHWRCYWPYGTGQAGELLSHEADHVQSVLEWGIPDSCTCTGFNSYYDDDRETPDTWLAAYVFEKEKCSMTFEGCMNSAREQAPEYIGKTGRLFFNAIGQDANRFYMYKDSPAFPHMGKELKPTYAYGPAKGPVWPTHMENFLNCVRSGDIPMCNIDEAFVEVVTLLMSVIAYHEKRQVRWDPITEEIV